The following coding sequences lie in one Peribacillus frigoritolerans genomic window:
- the glpT gene encoding glycerol-3-phosphate transporter: MLKFFKPALPVERLPEGKIDSEYKKLRLQVFIGIFIGYAAYYLIRKNFSMAMPYLKEEGFTTGELGLALSAISISYGISKFVMGTVSDRSNARYFLPVGLILAGIVSLLMGLVPFFTSSVTIMFIMLFINGWFQGMGWPPSGRVLVHWFSVSERGGKTAIWNVAHNVGGGLMAPLAIAGVSIFATIMGPSYAGYEGIFILPALVAILIAIISFILIRDTPQSVGLPPIEEYRNDFPNKMKKTFETELTTKEILFKYVLNNKWVWAIAIANIFVYFVRYGVLDWAPTYLSEEKGFNMDESSTAYFLYEWAGIPGTLLCGYISDKVFKGRRGPAGVVFMLGVLIAVLVYWFNPAGNPMIDIISLIAIGFLIYGPVMLIGLQALDLVPKKAAGTAAGLTGLFGYLGGSVAANAIMGYVVDFAGWNAGFTLITISCVLAVVVFAFTWNVRGQEVVKG, translated from the coding sequence ATGCTCAAATTTTTTAAGCCAGCTCTACCGGTTGAAAGATTACCTGAAGGAAAAATAGATTCTGAATATAAGAAACTCAGATTACAAGTTTTCATCGGTATCTTCATTGGTTATGCAGCGTATTATTTAATTCGTAAAAACTTTTCCATGGCGATGCCATATTTAAAGGAGGAAGGCTTTACAACTGGAGAGCTGGGTCTTGCATTATCAGCCATTTCGATTTCATATGGGATAAGTAAGTTTGTAATGGGAACTGTGTCAGACCGAAGCAATGCAAGGTATTTCTTGCCAGTTGGTTTGATACTTGCTGGAATCGTCAGCTTACTTATGGGCCTTGTTCCATTTTTCACATCGTCTGTTACGATTATGTTTATCATGTTATTCATTAATGGATGGTTTCAAGGGATGGGCTGGCCACCATCAGGCAGAGTGCTTGTTCACTGGTTCAGTGTGAGTGAAAGAGGAGGGAAAACGGCAATATGGAATGTTGCCCACAACGTGGGTGGTGGCTTAATGGCACCATTGGCGATTGCAGGTGTCTCCATCTTTGCAACAATAATGGGTCCTTCATATGCAGGTTATGAAGGGATTTTTATACTACCTGCTCTAGTTGCCATATTAATAGCAATCATTTCATTTATCTTAATACGTGATACACCACAATCAGTTGGATTACCACCGATTGAAGAGTATCGTAATGATTTTCCAAATAAAATGAAAAAAACGTTTGAAACAGAATTGACAACAAAAGAGATATTATTTAAATATGTATTGAATAACAAATGGGTCTGGGCGATTGCGATTGCAAACATCTTTGTTTATTTCGTCCGTTATGGGGTACTTGATTGGGCACCAACCTATTTAAGCGAAGAAAAAGGCTTTAACATGGACGAGTCCAGTACGGCTTATTTCTTATACGAATGGGCAGGCATTCCGGGAACTTTATTATGCGGTTATATCTCGGATAAGGTTTTTAAAGGACGTCGTGGACCGGCGGGGGTTGTCTTTATGCTAGGAGTATTAATCGCAGTCCTTGTATACTGGTTTAACCCTGCGGGCAACCCAATGATCGATATTATTTCCCTAATTGCGATTGGATTCTTAATTTATGGACCTGTAATGTTAATAGGTCTGCAAGCACTGGATTTAGTTCCTAAAAAAGCTGCAGGCACTGCAGCAGGACTGACTGGCTTATTTGGATATTTAGGTGGATCTGTAGCCGCTAATGCTATTATGGGATATGTAGTTGACTTTGCAGGCTGGAATGCAGGCTTTACATTAATAACGATTTCTTGTGTTCTGGCAGTAGTGGTATTTGCATTTACATGGAATGTTCGTGGACAGGAAGTAGTAAAGGGCTAA
- the aspA gene encoding aspartate ammonia-lyase: protein MLIDERTYRIEKDFLGEKEIPADVYYGIQTLRAVENFPITGYKVNEEMIRALAMIKKAAALANMDTKRLYEGIGNAIVKASDEVIDGKWHEYFIVDPIQGGAGTSMNMNINEIVANRALELMGHNKGDYVHVSPNSHVNMSQSTNDVFPTAIHLSTLRLLEQLLQTMTKMSTVLKNKAKQFDHVIKMGRTHLQDAVPIRLGQEFEAYSRVLDRDIKRISQSRQHLYEVNMGATAVGTGLNADPRYIENVVTYLAEISNLPLVGAEHLVDATQNTDAYTEVSASLKVCMMNMSKIANDLRLMASGPRAGLGEITLPARQPGSSIMPGKVNPVMPELINQVAFQVIGNDNTICLASEAGQLELNVMEPVLVFNLLQSISIMNNAFNVFTDYCLEGIEANEQHLKDYVEQSVGVITAVNPHLGYEVVSRIAREAILKGKSVRELCLQYDVLTEEELDLILNPYEMTKPGIAGASLFDRQ, encoded by the coding sequence ATGTTGATAGATGAGAGAACATACCGAATTGAAAAAGACTTTCTTGGGGAAAAGGAAATTCCAGCAGATGTTTATTATGGAATACAAACTTTACGCGCTGTAGAAAATTTTCCGATTACCGGTTATAAAGTCAATGAAGAAATGATTCGTGCACTTGCTATGATAAAAAAAGCAGCCGCTTTAGCAAATATGGATACCAAACGCTTGTATGAAGGTATTGGAAACGCTATCGTTAAAGCTTCAGATGAAGTGATCGATGGAAAGTGGCATGAATATTTCATCGTTGATCCAATTCAAGGCGGCGCAGGGACATCGATGAATATGAACATTAATGAAATCGTTGCCAACCGTGCGTTAGAACTTATGGGACACAATAAAGGTGATTATGTACATGTTAGTCCAAATAGCCATGTTAACATGTCGCAATCAACCAATGACGTATTCCCTACTGCCATTCATTTATCAACACTACGACTTTTAGAGCAATTGTTGCAAACAATGACCAAGATGAGTACGGTCTTAAAGAATAAAGCAAAACAATTTGATCATGTTATCAAAATGGGACGCACACATCTTCAGGACGCAGTGCCGATTCGCCTCGGTCAAGAATTTGAGGCTTACAGTCGTGTGTTGGATCGCGATATAAAACGAATCAGTCAATCACGTCAACATTTATATGAAGTGAATATGGGAGCAACAGCAGTGGGAACGGGATTGAACGCAGATCCGCGTTACATTGAAAATGTTGTTACATATTTAGCTGAGATCAGTAACTTGCCGCTTGTAGGAGCAGAACATTTAGTAGATGCAACTCAAAATACGGATGCTTATACTGAAGTGTCAGCTTCTTTGAAAGTATGTATGATGAATATGTCTAAAATTGCTAATGATTTACGTTTGATGGCTTCAGGACCAAGAGCGGGATTAGGGGAAATCACACTTCCAGCTCGTCAACCAGGTTCATCCATCATGCCAGGAAAAGTAAATCCAGTAATGCCAGAATTGATTAACCAAGTCGCTTTCCAAGTGATCGGGAACGATAATACGATTTGTTTAGCATCAGAAGCAGGACAACTAGAGTTGAATGTAATGGAGCCAGTGCTTGTATTCAACTTATTGCAATCAATCAGCATTATGAACAATGCTTTCAATGTCTTTACAGATTATTGTTTAGAAGGTATTGAAGCAAATGAGCAACATTTAAAAGATTATGTTGAACAAAGTGTTGGAGTGATTACAGCAGTCAATCCGCACCTTGGATACGAAGTGGTTTCACGTATTGCGCGGGAAGCGATATTAAAAGGCAAATCAGTTCGCGAACTTTGTTTACAATATGATGTACTGACAGAGGAAGAATTGGATCTGATTCTAAATCCTTATGAGATGACAAAGCCCGGCATAGCGGGAGCTTCTCTTTTTGATCGGCAATAA
- a CDS encoding asparaginase has translation MKKLMLITTGGTIASLEGENGLVPGMKADEILGHLPGLDLCQIDSKPLMNIDSTNMQPEDWTEMAQSIHEHYHDYDGFVITHGTDTMAYTSAALSYMLQDLGKPIIITGSQIPIAFKKTDAKRNISDAIRFACEDIGGVYVVFDGRVIQGTRAIKLRTKSYDSFESINYPYIASISKDKIEYLKPVQSTKNKEAKLDASICTDVALVKLYPGIKPEFFDFLKNQYRGIVIESYGSGGIPFQGRNILEKLNELVDCGISIVITTQCLEEGEDMDIYEVGRKVNKNVIIRSRNMNTEAIVPKLMWILAKTQDPKKVKELMETPIAEDITF, from the coding sequence ATTAAGAAGTTGATGTTAATTACTACCGGTGGTACAATTGCATCGTTAGAAGGGGAAAATGGACTGGTTCCAGGGATGAAAGCTGACGAAATTTTAGGTCACCTTCCGGGATTAGATTTATGTCAGATTGATAGTAAGCCTTTGATGAATATCGATAGTACAAATATGCAGCCGGAAGATTGGACAGAAATGGCACAATCCATCCATGAGCACTACCATGATTACGATGGCTTTGTGATCACCCATGGGACAGATACGATGGCTTACACTTCAGCTGCGCTCTCATATATGTTACAAGACTTAGGGAAACCAATTATTATTACAGGTTCTCAAATCCCAATTGCCTTTAAAAAGACGGATGCCAAAAGAAATATCTCCGATGCGATTCGGTTTGCTTGTGAAGATATTGGAGGCGTATATGTAGTTTTTGATGGTAGAGTCATCCAGGGTACAAGGGCCATTAAATTGAGAACGAAAAGCTATGATTCGTTTGAAAGTATTAATTATCCTTATATTGCTTCCATATCAAAAGATAAAATTGAGTATCTTAAGCCAGTTCAATCAACAAAGAATAAGGAAGCCAAGTTAGATGCTTCCATTTGTACTGATGTTGCTTTGGTTAAGCTATATCCGGGGATTAAGCCCGAATTCTTTGATTTTCTGAAAAATCAATACCGGGGAATTGTAATTGAAAGTTATGGGAGCGGGGGTATTCCGTTTCAAGGAAGAAATATTTTAGAGAAGTTGAATGAGTTGGTCGATTGTGGAATATCCATTGTCATTACTACCCAATGTTTAGAGGAAGGGGAGGATATGGATATATACGAAGTGGGACGTAAAGTAAATAAGAATGTCATCATTCGTTCCAGAAATATGAATACAGAAGCCATCGTTCCTAAGTTGATGTGGATATTAGCAAAGACACAGGATCCCAAAAAGGTGAAGGAATTGATGGAAACACCGATTGCAGAGGACATTACATTCTAG
- a CDS encoding helix-turn-helix domain-containing protein: MILNRLTTLRKCKRWSLQYTADRLGIAKSTYAGYESGHRRPSLETISLLAGLYDTSTDYILGRVDHPAKDITTESPQVMELTDLPNMELAVDGISLSEEETIQFIAFIRAKREVEINRDKQNET; the protein is encoded by the coding sequence ATGATATTAAATAGATTAACTACATTAAGGAAGTGCAAAAGGTGGTCTTTGCAATATACGGCTGACAGGCTCGGAATCGCCAAGAGTACCTATGCAGGTTATGAATCGGGCCACCGCCGCCCTTCATTAGAAACGATTAGTTTATTGGCAGGCCTATATGATACATCCACTGATTACATTCTAGGTCGGGTAGATCATCCAGCTAAAGATATTACCACAGAGTCACCTCAAGTCATGGAATTAACGGATTTACCAAATATGGAGCTAGCCGTTGATGGAATCTCTCTTTCTGAAGAGGAGACGATTCAATTTATCGCTTTTATTAGAGCAAAACGAGAAGTGGAAATAAATCGCGATAAACAAAATGAAACATAG
- the mmuM gene encoding homocysteine S-methyltransferase — protein MNNKTNPIDAILRDHSVMILDGALATELERHGCDLDDPLWSARVLLENPEVIYQVHSDYFRAGADCAITASYQATVEGFALRGIQEKEALELIRKTVLLARKARDDFWKEENQTLRPKPLVAASVGPYGAYLADGSEYIGNYGVSDETLTAFHRSRISALIEAGADLLAFETIPSLQEAKVLYSLLKDYPEVYAWLSFSLKNEKAISDGTSLEVCTRLFGDSEQIAAIGINCAPVSCITEAIQVLRANTDKPIIVYPNSGETYNPETKTWHGQESCNRLDLKSEEWHHAGARLIGGCCRTAPHHIGDISRKWRPSVVVSS, from the coding sequence ATGAACAATAAAACTAACCCAATTGACGCTATTTTACGAGATCATTCAGTCATGATTTTGGACGGAGCTTTAGCTACAGAGCTTGAGAGGCATGGATGTGATTTGGACGACCCGCTCTGGTCTGCACGTGTATTACTTGAAAATCCAGAAGTGATTTATCAAGTGCATTCTGACTACTTTCGTGCTGGAGCGGACTGTGCGATTACGGCTAGCTACCAAGCCACTGTTGAAGGTTTCGCCCTCCGCGGAATACAAGAAAAAGAGGCTTTGGAGCTAATCCGGAAAACGGTTTTACTCGCAAGAAAAGCAAGAGATGATTTTTGGAAGGAAGAAAACCAAACGCTTAGGCCTAAGCCATTGGTTGCTGCATCTGTTGGCCCTTATGGGGCTTATCTTGCAGATGGTTCGGAGTATATAGGAAACTATGGTGTATCGGATGAAACTTTAACGGCATTTCATCGCTCACGGATATCAGCGTTGATTGAAGCAGGAGCTGACCTTTTAGCATTTGAAACGATTCCTTCCCTGCAAGAAGCAAAAGTATTATATTCATTATTGAAGGATTATCCAGAAGTTTATGCTTGGCTATCCTTTTCATTGAAAAATGAAAAAGCGATAAGTGACGGTACATCACTCGAGGTGTGTACAAGATTGTTTGGGGACAGTGAGCAAATTGCAGCAATCGGCATCAACTGTGCGCCAGTATCATGTATCACGGAAGCCATCCAGGTGTTGCGCGCAAACACGGATAAACCAATCATTGTTTATCCGAATTCAGGTGAAACATATAATCCAGAAACTAAAACATGGCATGGTCAAGAATCATGTAACAGGCTCGACCTGAAATCTGAAGAATGGCACCATGCAGGGGCGCGTTTAATTGGAGGGTGCTGCAGAACGGCTCCACATCATATCGGAGACATTTCAAGAAAGTGGCGACCTTCCGTGGTGGTATCCTCCTAG
- the mmuP gene encoding S-methylmethionine permease, with the protein MENKRNHDFQRKMQARHIIMLSLGGVIGTGLFLSSGYTIQQAGPFGTILSYLIGALVVYLVMLCLGELAVHMPETGAFHSYSAKYIGPGTGYTVAWLYWLTWTVALGSEFTAAGLLMQRWFPSINVWIWSALFAILVLALNAWTVKFFAESEFWFASIKVFAIVIFIILGAAAMLGFIPIIHSQSAPLFSNFTSEGLFPNGAFAILMTMLAVNFAFSGTELIGIAAGETVNPEKTIPKAIRMTLWRLIIFFVGTIVVLSALLPISDASVLESPFVAVLERIGVPYAADIMNFVILTAILSAANSGLYASSRMLWSLADKETISPIFAKLTKRGVPIFAVLFSMLGGCLALFSSIIAPDTVYIVLVSISGLAVVVVWMSISVSQFLFRRRYIKEGNSVNDLAYRTPLYPLVPIVSFMLCLASCIGIAFDPTQRIALYCGIPFILFCYGSYYVTKTYKEKRSRS; encoded by the coding sequence ATGGAGAACAAAAGGAATCATGATTTTCAAAGGAAAATGCAGGCACGGCATATAATAATGCTATCGCTTGGCGGGGTGATTGGAACAGGTTTATTCTTAAGTTCGGGTTATACGATTCAACAGGCTGGCCCATTCGGCACCATCCTTTCGTATCTGATTGGGGCATTAGTGGTTTATCTAGTCATGCTATGTCTGGGTGAACTGGCAGTACATATGCCCGAGACAGGTGCGTTTCATAGCTACTCAGCTAAATACATAGGTCCTGGGACAGGGTATACAGTAGCCTGGTTGTATTGGCTAACTTGGACTGTTGCACTAGGATCGGAATTCACGGCTGCAGGATTGTTGATGCAGAGATGGTTTCCATCAATCAATGTCTGGATATGGAGTGCACTATTTGCCATATTGGTCTTGGCATTAAACGCGTGGACCGTTAAATTTTTCGCTGAATCCGAATTCTGGTTTGCGTCTATTAAGGTATTTGCCATTGTAATTTTTATTATTTTGGGAGCAGCGGCAATGCTAGGTTTTATTCCAATAATTCATTCACAATCCGCTCCGTTATTCTCCAATTTTACAAGTGAAGGTTTATTTCCGAATGGTGCTTTTGCCATTCTAATGACGATGCTTGCGGTGAATTTCGCATTCTCTGGAACTGAATTAATCGGAATTGCAGCTGGAGAAACTGTGAATCCAGAAAAAACGATACCAAAGGCAATCCGTATGACATTATGGAGATTGATTATCTTTTTTGTAGGAACCATCGTTGTATTGTCCGCATTATTGCCTATTTCGGATGCAAGCGTATTAGAAAGCCCCTTTGTGGCAGTTCTTGAACGGATTGGTGTGCCATATGCAGCGGATATTATGAACTTTGTTATATTAACTGCCATTTTATCTGCTGCAAACTCAGGACTGTATGCATCATCCAGAATGCTTTGGTCACTTGCAGATAAGGAAACTATATCACCAATATTTGCAAAATTGACAAAACGGGGAGTTCCGATTTTTGCAGTCCTTTTCAGTATGTTGGGCGGCTGCTTAGCCCTGTTCTCGAGTATTATTGCACCGGATACTGTTTACATAGTGCTTGTATCCATTTCTGGACTAGCCGTGGTTGTAGTTTGGATGAGTATTAGCGTGTCACAGTTTCTATTTCGCAGACGATATATAAAAGAAGGAAATTCAGTAAATGACTTGGCTTATCGAACGCCATTATATCCACTCGTACCAATCGTTTCTTTTATGCTATGCCTGGCTTCTTGCATAGGAATTGCATTTGATCCTACACAACGAATTGCACTATATTGTGGCATTCCATTTATTTTGTTTTGCTATGGAAGTTATTATGTGACAAAAACATATAAAGAAAAGAGGAGTAGATCATGA
- a CDS encoding flavin reductase family protein — protein sequence MISVNPESLTERENYKFLTGSIIPRPIALVTTQSETGTINIAPFSFFNIVSSNPPMISISVQRKEGASKDTARNAIQTGEFVVHITDEDNVADANRTAKELPSDESELGLTNFTQAVSEKVSVPGLQEAKVRFECTLEHAIPLAGSKNKPGCDLLIGKIVCYHIEQEIYHNGRIDQNGLKPVARLAGHTYTKLGELFEIQRP from the coding sequence ATGATTTCAGTTAATCCTGAAAGTCTTACTGAACGGGAGAATTATAAGTTTTTGACTGGAAGCATCATACCGAGACCAATAGCCCTGGTTACGACACAATCCGAAACCGGTACAATCAATATAGCTCCGTTCAGTTTTTTTAACATAGTCAGTTCCAATCCTCCTATGATTTCCATTTCTGTTCAACGGAAAGAAGGAGCTTCGAAGGACACTGCCCGAAATGCAATTCAAACAGGTGAATTCGTTGTTCATATCACTGATGAAGATAATGTTGCTGATGCAAATCGAACGGCCAAGGAACTCCCGTCTGACGAAAGTGAATTGGGTCTTACCAATTTCACTCAGGCTGTTAGTGAGAAGGTGTCGGTACCAGGATTGCAAGAAGCGAAGGTACGCTTTGAATGCACATTGGAGCATGCGATACCATTGGCAGGTTCCAAGAATAAACCTGGTTGTGATTTATTGATAGGGAAAATAGTCTGCTATCATATAGAGCAGGAGATTTACCATAATGGCCGGATTGACCAGAATGGGCTAAAACCTGTAGCAAGATTAGCGGGTCATACTTATACAAAACTAGGGGAATTATTTGAAATACAACGACCTTAA
- a CDS encoding alpha/beta hydrolase gives MKHIFQKGSNPDAPLLLLLHGTGGTETDLLPLSEMVSPGSSVLSVRGNVLENGMPRYFRRLAEGVFDEEDLIFRTKELYDFLESASGQYDFDRDRVVALGYSNGANIAASLMFHFEGALKGAILHHPMVPRRGIALPSLSDIPVFIAAGKNDPICPAAETDELNQILLQAGAAVDVHWENYGHQLTRSEVDAASSWFQKNFL, from the coding sequence ATGAAGCATATTTTTCAAAAAGGAAGTAATCCAGATGCACCGTTGCTTTTGCTTTTACATGGCACTGGAGGAACGGAAACGGATCTCTTGCCATTATCGGAAATGGTTTCACCGGGATCATCCGTACTCAGCGTACGGGGAAATGTACTTGAAAACGGAATGCCCCGTTATTTCCGCCGGCTGGCTGAAGGAGTTTTTGATGAAGAAGATTTGATTTTCCGTACGAAGGAGCTTTATGACTTCTTGGAATCAGCGTCCGGACAATATGACTTCGATCGTGACAGAGTGGTGGCATTAGGTTATTCTAATGGTGCAAACATAGCAGCAAGTTTGATGTTCCATTTTGAAGGGGCATTAAAAGGAGCGATTCTTCATCATCCAATGGTGCCTAGACGCGGGATTGCTTTGCCGTCCCTTTCGGATATACCTGTATTCATTGCTGCAGGTAAAAACGATCCGATTTGCCCGGCAGCAGAAACTGATGAACTTAATCAAATTTTACTGCAAGCTGGTGCTGCGGTGGATGTTCACTGGGAAAATTACGGTCATCAGTTAACACGTTCAGAGGTTGATGCAGCAAGTTCATGGTTTCAAAAGAACTTTTTATAA